The segment CCGTCGACCTAGTTTGTTATCACTATCTGCCATTAAGAGACTCAATTCATAGAGCTGCAGTTATAGAGCGAGGCCGGGTCGGCAACCGCTCTGTTCCCGAATCCCGGCCTACGTCTCGCTGGAGGAGGCGTCGCTACGGAGCGGTAGTGAAGGCGTACATGTGATAGCCGTTGTCGTTGTGGTTGGCGCCACCCATCATTCCGCCATGACCGTCATGCATGCCGCCCTCATACAGTAGACACAGATACTCAGTGGTTGGCATCAATGTGGAATCAGGCACAAATTCGCACGAATCGAGCGTGCCATTCCAGTGGAATTCACCAGGCGTGTGTATGGAGTCCATCCAATGCATCATCTGCTGTTCCATATTCATGTTCATCATGCCGAACCCGCCATGGTGACTAACTGAATCGCGCCATTCATGCATCGGTTGCCCGCCGGCCAGATGCAGATTTTGCATAACCGACATTGTGTCCACCGGCCCGGTGAACTTTAGGGCAACCGCGGCCGACGTTGATATGTTCGTCGAACCATCCACTGGATATACCGCCGCGACAGATACGACACTCGTGCCACTGTTCGACATCATATCGTGATCGTCATCGCTGCAACCCGCAAAGGCGACTACGGCGATAGCCAATATTGTAATCCCGATTAAGGTGCTTAGCGTTTTCATTTTGTCCTTCCTTCTCATATTGTACTTTACAAACCATAGTAGTTAGGGCCAAATACGAGGGTTGCTCCTAAATGTCCGGTCACACCTATTGCTACTACATTCAGCACCAGCAGCACTCTGAATAGCAGTCGGCTGCGCTGCGAGTCTCGCTTTCGCCAATGATATGCCACCAATGCGGTCAGCACGGTCAGCACGGTGGAGGCGAGCCCCAGCAGGCGATGCCACTCGAAGTATTCCTCCAGCGCTGAAGGGAAACTGGCCCCTGAAGCGCGAGCCCATCCCAACAGCGCGGCTACCACCGCAAAAAATGCAGCCCAATACATGGTGACGGCCGCCATCTGGTCGAATATTTCCGAACCGAGTACGAACTTCGTTCCCACAAAGATCAGAGCCATGATGATCAGCGCGATGGGAAAGTGCACGGCGACCGGGTGTAGTTTACCAAGAAAGCCAAGGACACTGATACTTGCCCCATGATCAGTTGCATGATCGTGATCGGAATCCGGCTCTGTCCCACTACCGTGATTCAAATCGACATCGGTATCATCGTGAACCTTCTGACCTAAGCTCCCGGTCGCTCCTTCTGACGAGTCTGCACTAGACACCGCATGATCGTGGTTGTGGCCGTCGTCCGATACACTCGCTTTGGCCGCCTCACGCTCAGCATCCTCTGCGTAGTGCGCCAGCTTGTCGGACGCTGGCTCGGCGTCAACGTCCCTCAGACTAACTATGTACTCATCAGGATCGGCAATAAAGTCGCGTTTACATTTATTGCAGCAGAAATGAATGCGCTTGTCTTCGTAGTCAAGATAGATGTTGGGATCTGCCTTTTCGGAAGTCGTAACAGGGCAGTATTCATTCGTTTGAGCCTTGAGTTGACCACTAGGTGCCAGGAACGTTACGACCAGCAATAGAAGGGGTACCGCAAACCGCACTAGATATGCACTTACCGGGTGTCTCATTCTTCAATCTCCTTTCCACGGGAGATCTGGCGCTTGACCCGCAGCTCTGCCAGCAAACAGTAGAGAGTCGGTACTGTGAAGACGGTTATCAACACTACCGTCATGCCGCCAAATGATGGTATTGCCATCGGCACCATGATATCTGCGCCACGGCCAGTCGAAGTAAGCACGGGAATCAGCGCAAGAATAGTCGTGGCTACCGTCATCAATGCCGGACGGATTCGACGCTTGCCGGCTTCGACAGTCGCCTCACGCACGGCCTGAATAGTATTCGGACGATCTCGGTCAAACACCTGCTTGAGGTAGGTTGAGATGATCACACCGTCGTCGGTAGCGATGCCGAACAAGGCAAGGAATCCTACCCATACCGCAACCGATAAGTTGAAGTTCCTAACCTGGAATAGTTCCCGCATATTCTCTCCGAACAATGAGAAATCCAGAAACCAACCCTGGCCGTAGAGCCACAGCATGAGGAACCCGCCCGACCACGCAACAAAGATGCCGGAAAAAACCAACAAGGTTGTCGGAACGTGCTTAAACTGAAAGTACAGGATCAGGAATATCACGATCAGGGCGAGCGGCATTACCACCATCAGCTTCTTTTCGGAGCGAACCTGGTTCTTGTACGAGCCGGCGAACTCGTAGCTGACTCCGGCCGGAACATCAAATTCTCCTGAACGAATCTTGTCCTGTAGCAGCCTCTGTGCATCCTGCACAACGTCGACTTCAGCGTAACCCGGCTTCTTATCAAAAATGACGTAGCCGGTAAGGAAAGTATTCTCAGACTTGATGACCATCGGACCGCGCACAAACCGAATCTCGGCCAGTTCAATGATCGGTATCTGGGCACCGCTTGCCGTAGGTACCAGGATACTACCCAATTCATCCAGGCTATTGCGAAGTTCACGCTGATAGCGAACACGAACCGGATATCGCTCCCGGCCCTCTACGGTTGTAGTCAACTTCTTTCCACCGACAGCCACTTCTATTACGTCCTGCACTTTTCGAATGCTCAGACCGTATCGTGCAATCTTCTCCCTGTCGATATCGATCTCAAGGTAAGGTTTGCCCACGATTCTGTCGGCAATCACGGCCGCCGGCTCCACCGAGGGTACTTGCTTGAGATACTTCTCGATCTCAAGACCGACTCGCTCGATGGTCTCAAGATCCGGTCCTTTGACCTTCACTCCCATGGGGGCTCGCATACCCGATTGCAACATCACTATTCGAGCCGCGATCGGCTGGAGCTTAGGAGCGGAGGTTGTACCCATGAGCTTACCGGCTTTTACTATCTCGTCCCAGATATCGTCCGGACTCTGGATATGGTCGCGCCAATTACGATACGGCCTACCATCATCATCCGGAATCAGCTCGCCGTTCTGATCTCGGACGAACTCTCCCTTTTCCTCATCGTACTCGAAGCGCAGCCGGTGACCACTCTCATCCACCTTGTATTCCGGCTTGTAGTTGATGACTGTTTCTATCATGGAGATGGGAGCCGGATCTAGCGGCGAATCCGCTCGCCCGAGCTTACCAACTACCGACGAAATCTCAGGAATACTTCGGAAGGCCATATCCTGATGCTGCAACACATCCAATGCTTCACCGATGGAGGCGTGCGGCATCGTCGTCGGCATCCACAGAAACGACCCCTCGTCGAGATCCGGCATGAACTCCTTCCCAAGACCCGGGAAGGCGTGATTCATTGCCACAAACGGTCGGCTTGAACTAACCCAGCTGGGCATCCAACCGAAAATGGACCCAAACCCCAGCCAGACAGTCAGTCCGAGGACAACCAGAAGGA is part of the Candidatus Zixiibacteriota bacterium genome and harbors:
- a CDS encoding DUF2231 domain-containing protein — encoded protein: MRHPVSAYLVRFAVPLLLLVVTFLAPSGQLKAQTNEYCPVTTSEKADPNIYLDYEDKRIHFCCNKCKRDFIADPDEYIVSLRDVDAEPASDKLAHYAEDAEREAAKASVSDDGHNHDHAVSSADSSEGATGSLGQKVHDDTDVDLNHGSGTEPDSDHDHATDHGASISVLGFLGKLHPVAVHFPIALIIMALIFVGTKFVLGSEIFDQMAAVTMYWAAFFAVVAALLGWARASGASFPSALEEYFEWHRLLGLASTVLTVLTALVAYHWRKRDSQRSRLLFRVLLVLNVVAIGVTGHLGATLVFGPNYYGL